A window from Triticum aestivum cultivar Chinese Spring chromosome 6D, IWGSC CS RefSeq v2.1, whole genome shotgun sequence encodes these proteins:
- the LOC123141885 gene encoding probable carboxylesterase 15 has product MASSSPPDVAEDVPPFLHLLSDGTVIRFTDCYPLPIPSPPPGQPVVDWMDVLYDASYGLKLRIYRTTVASSSGNKLLVIVYFHGGGYSIGSFDMPNFHAWCVRLAGELPAVVLSAHYRLAPEHRFLEGLDAAANVVSWVRAQAAAAEDSAGSRWLIRTNHHAGTVMVSRRRM; this is encoded by the coding sequence ATGGCATCCTCCTCGCCGCCGGACGTCGCGGAGGACGTGCCCCCGTTCCTGCACCTCCTCAGCGACGGCACGGTGATCCGCTTCACTGACTGCTACCCGCTCCCCATCCCGTCACCACCGCCCGGCCAGCCCGTCGTCGACTGGATGGACGTCCTGTACGACGCCAGCTACGGCCTCAAGCTCCGCATCTACAGGACGACGGTAGCCTCCTCCTCCGGGAACAAGCTCCTGGTGATCGTCTACTTCCACGGTGGTGGGTACAGCATTGGCAGCTTCGACATGCCTAACTTCCACGCGTGGTGCGTCCGCCTCGCCGGCGAGCTCCCGGCTGTGGTGCTCTCTGCACACTACCGCCTCGCCCCCGAGCACCGTTTCCTCGAGGGCCTCGACGCTGCAGCGAACGTCGTGTCCTGGGTGCGCGCCCAGGCGGCAGCGGCAGAGGACAGTGCCGGTAGTCGTTGGCtcatacgcactaaccaccacgcaggaacagttatggtcTCTCGGCGTCGTATGTAG